One window of the bacterium genome contains the following:
- a CDS encoding DASS family sodium-coupled anion symporter yields the protein MKNPTANVWEPEATKGTKVPFLRRFHFALFALFVAIGAAIAFGPRPEGLSVEAQRTIGIFVMCTLLWVTGLIPLQITSVLAIILLPILNVMPSADAFALFGNNAVFFILGAFIISAVLVDCGLSTRLTIVALEHSTDSPRRLRTGIFLFAAFASFWMSEHAVAAMMFPIVLGIVRALGLKPNGGKFGKSFFFALAWGCVIGGIATYLGGARNPLAVGILYADTGVRIGFLQWMVASFPLVILVLVIAHLFLTFAFPQDEPVDIEAARLTLREQHGDLGRPSRKEFGVALVTVATIVGWITLHHSFGLAIVALLAVAALFIFRLAEWPKVEDNVNWGIILMYGGAIALGSALNSSGAAKWVVDRTFGQAPFSDTTLLIVLGMMSLALTEFISNAAVVSVMMPVAIGIARARGIPFEVMAFAIALPSGLSYVLPMGTPATAIAYGSGYLSMKDFLRAGVFMMICSLIAFSLVAKFYWPLIGYG from the coding sequence ATGAAAAATCCGACGGCAAACGTCTGGGAGCCGGAAGCCACAAAGGGCACGAAGGTTCCATTCCTTCGGCGTTTTCATTTCGCGCTATTCGCGCTTTTTGTTGCGATCGGCGCCGCCATCGCGTTTGGCCCGCGCCCGGAAGGCCTCTCCGTCGAGGCTCAGCGCACCATCGGAATTTTCGTGATGTGCACGCTTCTGTGGGTGACCGGCCTCATCCCGCTGCAGATCACGTCGGTGCTCGCGATCATCCTCCTGCCGATCCTGAACGTCATGCCGAGCGCCGACGCGTTCGCGCTTTTCGGCAACAACGCCGTGTTTTTCATCCTGGGCGCGTTCATCATCTCCGCGGTGCTCGTGGATTGCGGCCTGTCGACGCGCCTGACGATCGTCGCGCTGGAGCACAGCACCGACTCGCCGCGCCGCCTGCGTACCGGCATCTTCCTTTTCGCCGCGTTCGCGAGCTTCTGGATGAGCGAACACGCGGTGGCCGCGATGATGTTCCCGATCGTGCTCGGCATCGTGCGCGCGCTCGGGCTGAAACCGAACGGCGGAAAATTCGGCAAGAGCTTTTTTTTCGCGCTGGCGTGGGGGTGCGTCATCGGCGGCATCGCCACGTACCTCGGCGGCGCGCGCAACCCGCTGGCGGTTGGAATTCTTTATGCCGATACGGGCGTACGCATCGGCTTCCTGCAGTGGATGGTCGCATCGTTTCCGCTCGTGATCCTGGTCCTTGTCATCGCGCACCTGTTCCTGACGTTCGCGTTTCCGCAGGACGAGCCGGTGGACATCGAGGCGGCGCGGCTCACGCTGCGCGAGCAGCACGGCGACCTCGGCCGACCGAGCCGCAAGGAGTTCGGCGTCGCGCTCGTCACCGTGGCGACGATCGTCGGATGGATCACGCTGCACCACAGCTTCGGCCTCGCGATTGTGGCGCTATTGGCGGTGGCGGCGCTATTCATTTTCCGCCTCGCGGAGTGGCCGAAGGTGGAGGACAACGTCAACTGGGGCATCATCCTCATGTACGGCGGCGCGATCGCGCTTGGCAGCGCGCTCAATTCGAGCGGCGCGGCGAAGTGGGTCGTCGATCGTACCTTCGGCCAGGCGCCGTTTTCGGACACCACGCTTTTGATCGTGCTCGGAATGATGTCGCTGGCGCTGACCGAGTTCATCAGCAACGCGGCGGTCGTGTCGGTGATGATGCCGGTGGCGATCGGCATCGCGCGCGCGCGCGGCATTCCGTTCGAGGTGATGGCGTTCGCGATCGCGCTGCCGTCGGGGCTTTCGTACGTGCTGCCGATGGGCACGCCCGCAACCGCGATCGCGTACGGATCGGGCTATCTTTCGATGAAGGACTTCTTGCGCGCGGGCGTGTTCATGATGATCTGCAGCCTCATCGCATTTTCGCTCGTGGCGAAGTTTTACTGGCCGCTGATCGGGTACGGCTGA